GGCAACGACGAGGTGCCCGGCATTGCCATGCGTCTCAGAGGTCATCCGCAGTCACTGAGCCGCACTTACGACACTTCTGCGTTGAAGTCCTGGGTCGTGGTCAGTGTCTTGCAGAAGGGCATGGAGCGGCTTGAAGAACTGCAGCGCGAGGAATTGCGCCTGATCGAGGAAGAACGCAAATATCGTGAAGAACAAGCGGCCCGCGAAGCAGAGCGCGAACGCAAGCTCCGCGAGGCAAGGGAGACCGCCGCCCGCCGTGCCCGGCAGGAGGAAGAGCGTGTCAATGCCGACGAAGGCACAGACAGCCGCGCAACCACGATCGAACAGCAGCGCCTGCAAGACCTGATCGAAAAAAGCATACCGCTTGAAATTCCCGATGCAGCGATCATCGAGCCGCAAAACTCAGGACTGCTGTCTATCCAGCCAGCCCAGCCGTCAAATCCGAACTAGAGCCTTCTGCCTCAGATAGTTTTGTGAACGTGCTCCAGCCACGGGTGCTCCTGAGCACTGGCCCTTCTGCAGTTGAAGTAAACCGCGCGGGAAATCTCCGGCACCTTTTGCACCACATGCAAGCGGCCACCGGCAACATGGGGTTCACTCATCCGCCACGGCAGGTAGGCGGAACCGCCTTTGCGCAACAGGTAATCCAGCGCCCAGGCACTTGAACCGAACGCGATGCGGGCCGTGTTGTCGGTTGGCCAGGCAAGCGAATGCTGACGCCGGAAATCCGCTCCAAGGTCGACAAAAATGTAATTCTCGTCCCACTCCATTGCCGATCGGGGCGCGCTGGATACCTGCACCAGCCGGTCCTGTGTCAGCTCGCAACACGTAATGTCGTCACCTGTAACAGGCGCAAGGGTAATGGCAGCATCGACCAGCCCACTATTGAGCCATCGGCCAGAATCACCGTGCTCGCCCGGCCAGGCTTCAAATGCAATATCCGCCTGCTCTGACTGCGCCAGGTCGATCCAGCGCTCCCCGAGCCCTGCCCACAGATCATCATGAACGGCCAGCGAAACCATACCCGAGTAGCCACTTGGCAACCCGACAGCCTTACGCCCCTGCTCCCAGGTCCGCACCATGAGTTCCGCGTGGCGCTGGAACGCAAAGCCAGCCTTGGTCAATTGCGCGCCCTTTCGGGAGCGCACCAGCAGCGCTTGCCCCAGTTCACTGTCCAAAGCGTCAAGCCTGGCCGTAACTGTCGATTGGGTTACGTTCACGATGTCAGCAGCCTTGTTCAGATTGCCGGTCTGGACAACAGCCAGGAAAGTTTTCAGGGCCATGAGGTTCATTGATTTAAAATCGAAAAAATCGAATTATATGTCAAATTAAATTTGTTTTACGGCATCTTTCATGTCCTGCATCATGATGCAAACCTCAGCCGGAGCCGCCCGATGGATTTCTCAATTCAGCTTTCATCCTACTATCCCGACAAGACATACGGCGGTGACCGGGTCTACGCCGACATGCTCGAACAGGCAGTACAGGCAGACCGCACGGGCTTCGACGCGGTATCACTCACAGAACACCACCTGATCAATATACTGATGCAACCTGCACCCTTGCAGTTTGCCGTCAAGATTGCCGATCACACGCAGCAGATCAGGATTCTCACATCGGTTGTCGTGCTGCCTCTGCACGACATGCGGATTTATGCCGGCGAGGTGATCTGCGCCGACATTTTCACCAATGGCCGCCTCATGCTCGGCGTCGGCCGCGGTGCCTTCGGTTTTGAAATGGACCGACTTGGCGTGCCGCTCGACAGTTCCCGGGAAAAGTTCGACGAATCCCTCAATGTCCTGCAGGCCTTGCTGAGCGAAGAAGAGGTCTCCTGGGACGGCAAGTATTACAAGTTTGATCCGATCACCATCATGCCGAGGCCGGTGCGCACACCGCAGATCATGATGGCTGTCATGGTGCCGCCGGGCATTCATGCCTGCACCAAACGCGGTTTCCACATCCAGACGACACCGCTTTCCGGCAGTCATCAGATGATGCTGGATCAGGTAGCCGCTCATAAAACCGCCAAGGCCGAGATGGGCGACGACGGCGAACACCTCACGCTGTCGCTGTCGCGCGTCGGCTTTATTTGCAAATCTCCTGCGGACCGCCAGGCGAAAATCGAGCAGGCCAACGACTATTACAGCCGCTTCGACAATGTCTTCACCGGTCCCGGCATTGTCGAGAACGGCATGATCAAGCCATTGCCGCGCAAACAGACTGTCGACGAGCTGGCCGACAGCCTGCTGATCTGCACGCCGCAGGAAATGATCGACAAGCTGGCACCTTATGCCGATGCAGGGGTCGACCGGGTTATCCTCAATGTAAATTTCGGTGCGTCGCAGTCCGAAACGCTGGACTGTATCCAGCAGTTTGCCGAAGATGTCATGCCGCACTTTACAGACCGCACCACGCTGGCCGCAGAATAGGAAATGTCATATGCCGATTATCCGCGTTGAAATGTTCAAGGGCCGCTCGCGCGAGCAGAAGCGTGAACTTGTCGAAGCGCTCACCGATGCCATGGTCAACACCACCGGGGCCAGCCGGGACGCGGTCTGGGTTGTGCTGTCGGACGTTGAAAAGGAAGACTGGGGATTTGGCGGCAAGCTCGGTGTCGACAAATACCCCGGTTAGGGCCGGGACCCTGACAAAATGACCACGGCAATTGACTGCGATTACACCATCGAGGGCGCCGGACCGCCGCTGTTTCTGATTCACGGCATCGGCGCTGCGCGCGACGCATGGCGTTTCATGGTACCGGCATTGCAAGAGCACTTCACCGTCATCAGTTATGACTTGCGCGGCCACGGCACATCCCCCCTGCCCGGCGGAGAGTTCGGCCTCGATGAACTGGTAGCCGATCTGGAACGGCTGCGCCGGCGTACCGGCATTGAAACAGCCCATTTCGCCGGACACTCGCTGGGCGGGCAGGTCGGGCCCGCCTATGCCATGGCCTTCCCCGAACGGGTGCTGTCGCTCGGCATTCTGTCCACCGCCGCCTTCCGTACACAAGACGACAGCGCCAAGGTCTGGGGTGTTGTAAGGGCGATGGAGGAAAAGGGTATCGCGCAGGTGCTCGAGACGCTGACAGCCCGTTGGTTCACCGATGAATTCATCGCCAATAATCCGGACCTGGTCGAGCGCCGCCTGAAACAGGTTATCGACACTGACCCGGATGTGTTCATGAATGTGTTCCGCATCTATGCCGGAACCGAAATGGCGCCCTGGCTGCACGGGGTAACAGCCCCCTCCCTCGTCCTGACCGGCGAGAATGACGGCGGCTGCAACCCGCGTCTCAACCGGCTGATTGATGCAGCATTGCCGGACTCCGAACTGGTCATCCTGCCCCACTACAAACACTCGATCCTGGTCGAGGCGGCAGACGAGGTGGCGGCGAACCTGATCCGCTTCATGCTCTGACCTGCAGGTAAATCCCGATTGCAATCCATCCACAGATGGTCTTGACTGCCCGGGTCGCACTGCAACCAGCCGCAACGTTCGGTTGCAGAATGGATGGTCGCTATCGAAGTGATCGAGACAAGGGGCACAACCATCTTGTCCGTCAACAAAGCAAGGGAGAATTACATGCTGAAAAAATCACTCAAACTCGGCGTTGCCACCGGTATCGCACTGGCAACCGCCGTCACGGCAGCAGCTGCAGCGCAATGCAGCAACGATACCTGGAAGAAAGTCATGTCCGCCGGCAAGCTGGTGGTAGGCGTCAAGGCCGATTACAAGCCATGGGGTTTCCGTGATCCGTCCGGCAAGCTGATCGGCATGGAAGCCGACATGGCCCAGGATGTCGCCGATGCCATGGGTGTTGAACTCGAAATGGTGCCGGTACAGTCGTCCAACCGCATGCAGTTTCTCGAGCAGGGCAAGATCGATCTGATGATCGCCACCATGTCGGACCGCGAAGACCGCCGCAAGATTGTCGGCATTGTGGGACCCAACTACTACACCTCCGGGACCAATGTGATGTCGCCCAAAGCCGTTGGCATCAAGAACTGGGCAGACCTGAAGGACAAGCCGGTATGCGGCAAGCAGGGCGCGTTCTACAACAAGATCGTCACCGAGCGTTATGGCGCCAAGGTCGTGGCGTTCACCGGCAACGCCGAAGCCAAGCAGGCCCTGCGTGACAAGAAGTGCATTGCCTGGGTCTATGACGATTCCTCCATCATGTCCGACCTGTCGTCGGGTGAGTACAACGACTTCGAAATGCCGCTGAACTCAGAAGACGACAACCCATGGGGCCTGGCTGTGCCTCTGGCTGAAAAGAACTGCGTATTCGGCAACTTCATGTCCGGCATGCAGTACAACTGGCTGTCGTCCGGCCGGCTGATTGAGCTTGAAAAGAAGTGGGGCATCCAGCCGACCAAGTTCCTTGCCGACAAGAAGGAACAGTACAAGGACTGGCTCGCCAAGTAGCACGGCTGATCCGATACCGCATTCCCCGGGAGCATTCATTGCGAGTGCTCCCGGAAACTTAATCGAATGAGGGGTTTGAGGGGCTATGCTGGAAGCTTTCCAGGAGTTCTTTCGCGAATTGGCGCAGACCAATCCGAAATGGAATTTCATCTACCTGTATGATCCGGTGCAGACCGAACGGGTGCTCACCGGCCTGTGGATGACCGTCAAGCTGTCGGTTATCTGCGTTGCGCTGTCGGTGGTGATCGGAGTTGTCGGCGCCTGGCTGCAGGGGTCACCGATCAAATGGCTGCGCATGGTCGTGCAGGGCTACATCCAGTTTTTCCGCAACACGCCGCCTCTGGTGCAGTTGTTGTTTTTCTATTTCGCGCTCGGTCAGTTTACCCCCACCTACTCTCCGGACGGCTGGCTGGAAGTGCCGATCATCTCCAACGTCGGCTGGGCCATTCTGTCGCTGTCGTTCTTCGCCGGCGCCTTCAATGTCGAGATTTTCCGCTCCGGCATCGAGGCGGTACCGGATTCGACCAAGGAAGCAGCCGACGCACTCGGCATGAACAGGCTGCAGATCTACCGGTACGTAGTGCTGCCGCTGGCGTTCCGGGTGTCGCTGCCGTCTCTCAACAACAACCTCGTCAACCTGGTCAAAACCACGACCCAGGCCATCGTAATCGCCGTGCCTGAACTGCTGTACCAGCTGGTCAGCATCTACAATGATTATTCCACCGCACAGAACGCCTGCATGGTGCTGATGTTCATCGTCTATATCGTGCTGGTCGGCATCCTGGTCATGGGCATGAACAAATGGGAACGCAATATGCGTATTCCCGGATACGGGCAGAGCTGATCATGGCCATGCTCAAACCCATCCCCGGCATCAATTCGACGGCTGCCACCGATATGGCCGTGCTGAAACCTGTGACGGTAGCCACCCCCGGTAGCGCCAGCGATATCAACTTCTCACGCTTCATTGCCGACCTGCCCTGGTGGCTGCTGCCGGCGCTGGCCGCCATCTTCATGATGTGGCCGCTGGCTGCCTACGCGCAGTCAACCTACACCCTGGCGGACGCCACATCGGCCCTGGTCAAGTGGCTGCCCTTCCTGGTGTTCCAGGGCTTTGTGTTCAACATCCTGATATCAATCACCACCATGGCGCTGGGCACGCTGGCCGGCGTGGTGCTCGGACTGATGCAGATATCGCCGAACCGGCTGATTTCGAAACCGGCATGGCTGATCACCCAGACATTCCGCAACTCACCCTGGCTGGTGTTGCTGTTCATCGTCATGCTGGCATTTCCGTTCAAGGTCGAGATCGGCAGCCTGACCATTCAGATACCGGACTGGATAAAGGCGGTGTTCGGCCTGTCGCTGCCGATCATGGCCAACATTTCCGAAGTGGTGCGTGGCGCCATCGCGTCTGTCCCGTCGGGCCAGTGGGAAGCGGCTGAATCACTCGCCTACTCCCGGCAGCAGACCGTCTGGCGCATTATCCTGCCGCAGTGCTTCAAGCGCATGATCCCGCCATGGATGAACTGGTATGCCATATTGACCATGGCAACGCCGCTGGTGTCGCTGCTCGGCGTGGAAGAAATCGTCACCCTGTCGCGCCAGGCCATGGCGGCCGAAAACGGCCGGCCGGAACTGCTGGTGCCGTTTTACGGCTTCTGCCTGGTGATCTTCTTTGCCTATTGCTATCCGATTGCGCGCTGGACCATCGCGCTCGAGAGAAAATACACGGTGAAACTGTGAGGACCATGAACCATGTCTGAAACCGAATGGACACCGGACCAGCCGATCGTCTCGATCAGGGATGTGCACAAGTCGTTCGGCGACCTTGAGGTGCTGAAAGGCGTCAGCCTGGATGTGATGAAGGGTGAGGTGATCTGCATTATTGGACCGTCCGGATCCGGCAAGTCGACGCTGATCCGGTGCATCAATGCATTGAACGACATCCAGGCAGGTTCCATTCAGGTTGAAGGCCAGGAGGTCAATGCCCCCGGTCTGAACAAGCTGGAACTGCGCAAGAAAGTCGGCATGGTGTTCCAGCAGTACAACCTGTTCCCGCACAAGACGGCGCTCGAAAATGTCATGATGGCGCCGTTGCTGGTTTTGAAACAGCCCGAAGAAGAAGTTGAAAAACGTGCCCGTGCGCTGGTCAAGAAGGTGCGCCTGGAGGGCAAGGAAAACAATTATCCCGGCGAACTGTCAGGCGGCCAGCAACAGCGTGTCGCCATCGCCCGTTCGCTGGCCATGAACCCTGACGTGATGCTGTTTGACGAAGTCACCGCCGCCCTTGACCCGGAAACGGTCAAAGAGGTGCTGGTGACCATCAAGGACCTGGCGGCCGAGGGCATGACCTGCATCCTGGTCACCCACGAAATGGGTTTTGCCCGCGAGATCGCCGACCATATCTATTTCACCGACCGCGGTGTCATCGTCGAGCACGGGCCGCCCAAGACATTTTTCAAAAGCGCCAAGGACCCGCGCACGCGCGAGTTCCTCAGCCAGATCCTGTAGTCCCGCCAGACCGCCCTGCCAATTCGGACTTGCGTTTCACTTTGCGTTTCCATATACTTTGCATTGTAAAGTAAATTGGATTCCCTGATGAAAGACATCGATCGCGCCCTTGCGGATATTTCGGATATGCGCAACCAGCTCGCCGCCGGCACCATGTTTCGCGGGTTCGGTCCCGCCGTCATGGCATTGAGCGGAGCCCTTGCAGCGCTGACCGCGTTCTCCCAGATGCTGTGGCCTGAGCTGCTTGCAGCAGATCTTACAAGCTACGTCGTGACCTGGCTCGTCACCGCAGCGCTTGCGGCCTGCCTGATCTCTGCCGAAGTCTATGCACGCTCCCATCGTCATCATGGCGGGCTGGCCGACGCCATCGTGCTGAACGCCTTCGAGCAATTCCTGCCGGCAGGCTTTGCCGGCCTGGCTGCAACCCTGGTCATCTGGAAATTTGCGCCTGAAGCTTTGTGGACCCTGCCCGGTCTATGGCAGGTGTTTCTGGCGCTCGGCATTTTTGCCGGCGCACGCTCCCTGCCCCGCACCGTTCGCTGGATCGGCGGCTGGTATTTCGTCTCCGGTTTCACTGTCCTGATGCTGGCCAGTTCCTCGTCCGCCCTGTCGCCCTGGCTGATGGGTGTACCCTTTACACTCGGCCAACTGGCGCTCGCAGGCGTCCTGCATTTTGCCTATGGAGAATACCATGCCGACACAAAGTAATGCGCCGTTTTCCTATGACGGGCTCGACCGGGTGATCCATGAGAAGGCGCGGTTGAGTGTCATGACGTCGCTGATCTCGCATCCGAAAGGCCTTGCCTTCAATGAACTGAAGAAGCTATGCGGCCTGACAGACGGCAACCTGTCACGCCATGTGCAGGTACTGGCCGAGGCCGGTCTCGTAGCTGTCCACAAGGGCTATGAAGGCAACCGCCCGCACACTTCCTGCGCGCTGACCCCTGCCGGTCGCGAACGCTTCCTGGACTACCTCAACGTCCTCGAACAGGTCGTGCGCAACGCCAGTTCGGCCGTTGACGAAACCTCTCCCGTCTCACCCGGTGCAGGCAAACTGAAGCCCGCCTGACTTCAATCCCCATCCGTCAAAAAAATTTAACAAGGAACTTTACAATGCAAAGTAATCTGCATAACAAAACAACACCTGCTCCCTTGCATGTCGGCATCATCATGGACGGTAACGGCCGCTGGGGCGAGCAGCGCGGCCTCAGCCGGACCGATGGCCATCATGCCGGCGTCGATGCGGTGCGCCGTGTCATGATGGCAGCCCCCGGCCTCAACATCGACACCCTGACCATGTTCGCGTTCTCGTCGGACAACTGGAAGCGGCCGAAACCGGAAGTCGACGGCATGATGCAACTCATCGAGCACTATATGACAATGGAAGCGCAGCCGTTTGCCGACGCAGGTGTCAGGCTGACAGTCATCGGACGCCGTGACCGGCTGCCCGCGACAACTGTGGCTGCCATCGAGAGGATCGAGGCGATCACGGCCGGCGGCACCATGCTCAATGCCCGCCTTGCCATCGACTTCTCCGGCCGTCATGCCCTGCTGGAAGCGGCAGCCAGGGCATTCTGGAACGGCCCGCTTACCGCCGACACCCTGTCGCAGTCTCTGGCCACCGGCTCTGGATATCGCGACATCGACCTGCTGATCCGCACCAGCGGCGAGCAACGGCTGTCGGATTTCCTGCTCTGGGAATGCGCTTATGCCGAACTCTGGTTCACCAGGACACTATGGCCAGACTTCACTGGCGAAGAACTGACAGACGCAGTTGACGCTTTCAGAAACCGCAACCGCCGGTTTGGCGGTCTGCCCGGCGCCATGCCCGCAGTTGGCGCGCCGCAGATGCAGCTTACGACCTGACCCGTATATTCTCCGGATCATACCGGCACGGGTCACAGACCCTTGCCGGGACCGGTTCACCGACCACCTCCACCTGGAGGTTTTGCCCGGAGCTGACGCAGCACGGATCGACAAACCCCATGGCCAGATTCCTGCTGACCCGGTGACCCCAGGCCGCAGACGTTACCGTACCTGCCACCTTGCCGTCGCACAGGATACTGTCACCCGGATGGGCTGCCGCATGATCAGCATCCAGTTCGAGGGACACAAACACCCGTCGCGGCCCCTCTCCGCTCATGCCTTCCAGGGCCTGTTTGCCGACGAACTGCTTGTCCATCTTCACAAACCGCTCAAGGCCGGATTCCACCGGGTTGAACTCGGTGATCAGGTCCGCCTTCCAGTGCCGGTAACCCTTCTCGATGCGCATGGAGTCAACCGCGTGCAGACCGAAGTGTACCAGCCCGAACGGCTCTCCGGCCGCCGTCAGTGCGGCGTAACAATCTACAAGACCTTCATTCGGCACGTGTAACTCCCACGCCAGTTCGCCGGAAAAGCTTACAGCCATGGCAACGATCCGGTGCCCGGCAACCGTAAGTTCCTTTACACTCAACCAGCCGAATGCATCCTTTGACCAGTCAGTGTCGGCAAACGCCGCCTGCAACAGGCCGCGTGCCTCAGGCCCCGCCACAACCAGAATGGAGTGCGTGTCCACAAGGCCTGTGATGGTGATCGAGCCGTCACCGGGCAGATGCTCGATCAGCCAGTCCATGTCGTGCAGTTCAGCCGCCGCCGCCGAGCCGTACCAGACACGATCCGGGCCCAGGTTGGCCAGAGTTGCTTCGCCTTTTACATTGCCGTCATCATTGAGGAAGTAGGTCAGCCCCACCCTCCCCGGCTTGCGCGGCACCCGTGAGCACATGATGGTGTCCAGCCATTCATGCACGCCTTCACCGTTGATTTCATAACGGTTGAAACCCGATACCTCCATGATGCCGACACGGTCGCGGACCGCCTCGACTTCCCTGGCAACCACGTCGAACGTGTTGTTGAAACGGAACGAATGGACCTCTTCGAAGTCCGGCGACGGCTTGAAATACAAGGCCCGCTCCCAGCCGTTCACCACCCCGAACTCGGCGCCTGCCTGTTTGAGCGTGTCGTACAACGGCGTCGTCCGGGCCGGGCGTCCGGCAGGCCGGTGTTCATGCGGCATGTGGAACCGGAACTCGTTCTGGTAATCCTCGATCGACTTCAGCGCTGTATAGTCAATATCGGCATACTTTGCGAAACGGCGCGGGTCGAGGCACCAGGTGTCATAACACGCCTCGCCATGCACGATCTGTTGCGCCAGCAGCCAGCCATGGCCGCCGCCTTCGCCAAGCCCCGCCCTCAATCCGGTGATACACCAGGCATTGCGCTTGCCCGGCACATGCCCGACCAGCGGCAGGCCATCAGGGGTGTAGGTGATCGGGCCATTGATGATGGTGTGAATGCCCACCTCGGTGAGGCACGGCATCCGCTCAAACACGTTCTCCAGCACCGGCAACACCCGGTCCGGATCATCCGGGCAAAGCGCGTTGGTGAAATCAGGATCGATGCCGTCCAGCCCCCAGGTCCGGCAATCCTGCTCATAGAACCCCACCAGCAGGCCGTTCTTCTCCTGCCGGGAGTAGAAATCATCTGTCGGGCAGCGGATCAGCGGCACCCTGAAGTCCAGCGCCTCAATGTCGGCAATCGGCTCGGTCAGAAAATACTGGTGCTCCATGGAGGCGACCGGATGCACGACATCCATCATGGCGCCCAGTTCATTGCAGCGGTACCCGCCTGCATTCACAACATGCTCACAGGTTATGTCGCCCTGCGCCGTGTGCACGACCCATTCATGATTTGCCGCCTGCGTCAGGCCGGTTACCGGCGTATGGCGATAGACCTCAGCACCTGCATTGCGGGCCCGGCGCGACAGTGCCTGGCACAATTGCGCCGGATCAATATCGCCATCCATCGGATCCCAAAGCGCACCGGCCAGGTTGTCTGTCGTGATCAGCGGGTGGCGTTTGCGGCATTCCTCGGCATCGATGATCTCGAACTCAACGCCCATGCCCCTGGCCATCGACCGGAAATGTGCATACCCGTCGAGATGGTCCTGTGTTGCGGCCAGCCTGAGCCCGCCGGTGCCATGATGATAGTTGATCGGGTATTCAGGATCTTCCGCCAATTCCTTGTAAAGATTGATGGAATGGGTTTTCAGGCCGACCATGGTCTGCACCGCGCCGAAATTCGTCACCTGCGCAGCCGAATGCCATGTCGTACCTGACGTCAGCTCATCGCGCTCGAGCAGAACGACATCACTCCAGCCTTCCTGCGTCAGGTGATACAGCGTCGAACAACCGGCGATGCCGCCGCCGATAACGACGACCCGTGCGTGAGATTTCATACTGGTATTTCCACTGCATTCTTGAATTGGGTGGTCGCTAACCCGCCACACGCGGTGCGCTCATGCAAGCGGTCTTGCGCAAGTTGAGTTTTATTGATTGCCAGGTTCAATTTGGCTGACCCCCTTATATTGTACCCGCTTCGAGAACATACTCAGGTTGTGCAGGGAAAACCGTAGCGGCAGCAAACAGATGACATCTGGAGAAGTCAGGAACGGAAAGCGGATCAGCGCCAGGGCCGGCGGCCGGGCTGCGCGGCTGTCTGCGCGAACTGCCGACGTGCCGCAATTCAACCCCTGCCCGCCGGGCCAGAGCGGCGGGACATACAAACCGCTCAGCGAAACCGGCATCAAAGCCATCTACGACACGGCCCTGAAACTTCTGTCTGAACTGGGCATGGGTGATGTGCCTGAAGAGTTTCGCAATCTGGCCCTGAGCAAGGGGGCAAGCCTGAATGACCGCGGGCGCCTGGTCTACCCGCCGGTCCTGGTGGAAGACATCATTGCAGGAGCAGCGAAGCAATTCGTGTTCCATGGCCGTGATCCGAAACACGACTTCGAGATTGGTGGTGACGTTGTCAGGTTTGGCACCGGAGGAGCCGCCGTCCAGACACTCGATATCGAAACCGGGCAATACCGCCCCTCGACCTTGCATGATCTGTATGACTTCACCCGGCTGATCGACACCCTTACCAATGTCAGCTGGTTCACCCGCAGTTGTGTTGCAACGGACATTCCCGACAATTTCGACCTCGATGTGAACACCGCCTATGCCCTGCTGGCGGGCACGACGAAACCGGTCGGCACCAGCTTCACCCTGGCATCCCATGTCGATCCGATCATCGACATGTTTGATCTGGCACTTGGCGGAGACGGCAAGTACAGCGAACGGCCGTTCTGCAAGGCCCACATTTCGCCGGTCATTTCGCCCATGCGGTACGGCGAGGATGCCGTCGACGTGACCATGGCCTGCGTTCGCCGCCGCGTCCCGATCAACGCAATCATCGCTGCCCAGTCGGGCGCGACCGCGCCCGCACCGCCTGCCGGCTTCCTGGCACAATCGCTGGCTGAAACCCTGGCAAGCCTCATGCTGGTCAAC
Above is a window of Anderseniella sp. Alg231-50 DNA encoding:
- a CDS encoding LysR family transcriptional regulator; this translates as MALKTFLAVVQTGNLNKAADIVNVTQSTVTARLDALDSELGQALLVRSRKGAQLTKAGFAFQRHAELMVRTWEQGRKAVGLPSGYSGMVSLAVHDDLWAGLGERWIDLAQSEQADIAFEAWPGEHGDSGRWLNSGLVDAAITLAPVTGDDITCCELTQDRLVQVSSAPRSAMEWDENYIFVDLGADFRRQHSLAWPTDNTARIAFGSSAWALDYLLRKGGSAYLPWRMSEPHVAGGRLHVVQKVPEISRAVYFNCRRASAQEHPWLEHVHKTI
- a CDS encoding alpha/beta fold hydrolase, translated to MTTAIDCDYTIEGAGPPLFLIHGIGAARDAWRFMVPALQEHFTVISYDLRGHGTSPLPGGEFGLDELVADLERLRRRTGIETAHFAGHSLGGQVGPAYAMAFPERVLSLGILSTAAFRTQDDSAKVWGVVRAMEEKGIAQVLETLTARWFTDEFIANNPDLVERRLKQVIDTDPDVFMNVFRIYAGTEMAPWLHGVTAPSLVLTGENDGGCNPRLNRLIDAALPDSELVILPHYKHSILVEAADEVAANLIRFML
- a CDS encoding ATP-binding cassette domain-containing protein: MSETEWTPDQPIVSIRDVHKSFGDLEVLKGVSLDVMKGEVICIIGPSGSGKSTLIRCINALNDIQAGSIQVEGQEVNAPGLNKLELRKKVGMVFQQYNLFPHKTALENVMMAPLLVLKQPEEEVEKRARALVKKVRLEGKENNYPGELSGGQQQRVAIARSLAMNPDVMLFDEVTAALDPETVKEVLVTIKDLAAEGMTCILVTHEMGFAREIADHIYFTDRGVIVEHGPPKTFFKSAKDPRTREFLSQIL
- a CDS encoding transcriptional regulator, whose translation is MPTQSNAPFSYDGLDRVIHEKARLSVMTSLISHPKGLAFNELKKLCGLTDGNLSRHVQVLAEAGLVAVHKGYEGNRPHTSCALTPAGRERFLDYLNVLEQVVRNASSAVDETSPVSPGAGKLKPA
- a CDS encoding transporter substrate-binding domain-containing protein, with the protein product MLKKSLKLGVATGIALATAVTAAAAAQCSNDTWKKVMSAGKLVVGVKADYKPWGFRDPSGKLIGMEADMAQDVADAMGVELEMVPVQSSNRMQFLEQGKIDLMIATMSDREDRRKIVGIVGPNYYTSGTNVMSPKAVGIKNWADLKDKPVCGKQGAFYNKIVTERYGAKVVAFTGNAEAKQALRDKKCIAWVYDDSSIMSDLSSGEYNDFEMPLNSEDDNPWGLAVPLAEKNCVFGNFMSGMQYNWLSSGRLIELEKKWGIQPTKFLADKKEQYKDWLAK
- a CDS encoding LLM class flavin-dependent oxidoreductase translates to MDFSIQLSSYYPDKTYGGDRVYADMLEQAVQADRTGFDAVSLTEHHLINILMQPAPLQFAVKIADHTQQIRILTSVVVLPLHDMRIYAGEVICADIFTNGRLMLGVGRGAFGFEMDRLGVPLDSSREKFDESLNVLQALLSEEEVSWDGKYYKFDPITIMPRPVRTPQIMMAVMVPPGIHACTKRGFHIQTTPLSGSHQMMLDQVAAHKTAKAEMGDDGEHLTLSLSRVGFICKSPADRQAKIEQANDYYSRFDNVFTGPGIVENGMIKPLPRKQTVDELADSLLICTPQEMIDKLAPYADAGVDRVILNVNFGASQSETLDCIQQFAEDVMPHFTDRTTLAAE
- a CDS encoding ABC transporter permease subunit, with the protein product MLEAFQEFFRELAQTNPKWNFIYLYDPVQTERVLTGLWMTVKLSVICVALSVVIGVVGAWLQGSPIKWLRMVVQGYIQFFRNTPPLVQLLFFYFALGQFTPTYSPDGWLEVPIISNVGWAILSLSFFAGAFNVEIFRSGIEAVPDSTKEAADALGMNRLQIYRYVVLPLAFRVSLPSLNNNLVNLVKTTTQAIVIAVPELLYQLVSIYNDYSTAQNACMVLMFIVYIVLVGILVMGMNKWERNMRIPGYGQS
- a CDS encoding amino acid ABC transporter permease produces the protein MAMLKPIPGINSTAATDMAVLKPVTVATPGSASDINFSRFIADLPWWLLPALAAIFMMWPLAAYAQSTYTLADATSALVKWLPFLVFQGFVFNILISITTMALGTLAGVVLGLMQISPNRLISKPAWLITQTFRNSPWLVLLFIVMLAFPFKVEIGSLTIQIPDWIKAVFGLSLPIMANISEVVRGAIASVPSGQWEAAESLAYSRQQTVWRIILPQCFKRMIPPWMNWYAILTMATPLVSLLGVEEIVTLSRQAMAAENGRPELLVPFYGFCLVIFFAYCYPIARWTIALERKYTVKL
- the uppS gene encoding polyprenyl diphosphate synthase; translation: MQSNLHNKTTPAPLHVGIIMDGNGRWGEQRGLSRTDGHHAGVDAVRRVMMAAPGLNIDTLTMFAFSSDNWKRPKPEVDGMMQLIEHYMTMEAQPFADAGVRLTVIGRRDRLPATTVAAIERIEAITAGGTMLNARLAIDFSGRHALLEAAARAFWNGPLTADTLSQSLATGSGYRDIDLLIRTSGEQRLSDFLLWECAYAELWFTRTLWPDFTGEELTDAVDAFRNRNRRFGGLPGAMPAVGAPQMQLTT
- a CDS encoding 2-hydroxymuconate tautomerase, whose protein sequence is MPIIRVEMFKGRSREQKRELVEALTDAMVNTTGASRDAVWVVLSDVEKEDWGFGGKLGVDKYPG